The stretch of DNA AATACGAATACGTGGATCAACGATACTTAAAATAATGTCAGAAAGTAATGCCCCTAAAATATTAGCAATACCAAACAATAAAACTAAGGAAGTTACTACACTATAGTCACGCTGAGTAATTGACTCTAAAAATAGTGCACCCATTCCTGGGAATCCAAAAATATTTTCAATAAATATTGTTCCAGAAATTAAAGTGGTTATCTCCCATCCAAAGAAAGCTGCGATAGGTAATAATGAATTTCTAAAAATATGTTTGTTGTATACTCTACTTTCCGATGCACCTTTAGATCTTGCTGTAACTATAAAATCTTTTTGCTTTGTATCCACAATTTCACTTCTTAAGTATTGTACCGTCGATACAACTTGTATTAACGCCATAGAAAGTCCTGGTAAAATGAGATGATATAATTTACTTATCGCATATTCCATCGTCCCTCGCTCTAACCCAGGCTCAACACTTCCACTAGTCGGGAACCAACCTAATTGATATCCAAAAACCCATAACATAACTAAACCAAAAATAAATAATGGAGTTGCAAAACCTAAATAAGTATATCCAGTTATACTTTGATCAAGAACTGTATCGTTAAATCTTCCACTAGTAATACCAAGTGGAATAGCAATTAGGTATGTAAAAATTAATGTTACGATGGAAAGCAACACTGTATTTTCCATTCGTTGTGATATTAATTCTGTAACCGGCATTTTAAATCTAAATGATTGCCCAAAATCTCCCTGTACTGCTCCACCTAACCAATCTCCATATTGTACATACCAAGGGTTATTCAATCCCATTTTCTCTCTTAATTCATCAATAGTTGCTCTATCAATATTTGGATCTATCAATCCAGTTAATGCATCACCTGGCATTAGCTGTGCTAATAAAAATACTAAAATACTCAAAAATAGTACTTGGGGAAAAGTGATTACTAATCTTCGAACTATAAATTTCCACATGTATAAATCAACCTTTCTGCGGTAGCGCGACTCTATGTGAATCCGAAATTGATTGCAATTTATAAGCTAATCCTTGCTGATCAAAGTAATCATTAAAAGAATGGTTATATTCATTTAAAACTTCTTTTCGGAAACCAAATTGTTTATCACGATTTCTTGGATTAATATCAGGTATTGCTGCAATTAATCGTTTTGTATATATGTGCTTCGGACTCTCAAAAATATCTTCTTTCGTCCCTTGTTCCACATACCTACCTTTATACATGATAGAAATATCATCACACATATGCTTTACAACCCCAAGGTCATGGCTAATAAATAAAAACGTTAAATTGAGCTCTTTTTGAATATCTTTCATAAAGTTAAGTACCTGTGCTTGTACGGAGACATCCAATGCAGATACTGGTTCATCCGCGATGATTAATTTTGGCTTTAAAGCAATTGCTCTCGCAACACCAATTCGCTGACGTTGACCACCAGAGAATTCATGTGGGTATTTATAAATACTGTCCGGGCTGACTCCAACTATTTCTAATAATTCTTGTACTCGTTTTTTCTCTTCAGCCTTTGTAAGCTTTTCAAAATTTCTAATTGGCTCTGCAATAACATCAATTATTCGTTTTCTAGGATTTAATGATGAATAAGGATCCTGAAAAATCATTTGTACATCTTTTCTAAATTCTTTATCTTTGCTTTTTTGACTTGTGATATCTTTTCCATTAAACAAAATTTGTCCACCGGTAACTTCCTCTAGACCGATAATCGCTCTACCAGTAGTAGATTTGCCTGATCCTGATTCTCCAACAAGACCATAGGTTTTCCCTTCCTCTAGTTCAAAAGACACCCCATCAACCGCTCTGATATAATCTACTGTGCGGTTAAATATTCCACCTTTAATAGGAAAGTAGACTTTTAGATCTTTAACCTCAAGAAATGCCATTGGATTGTTCCTCCTTATATTCCTCTGGGAAGTAAAAATTCTCGTAGCAAGTACATCTAACAAAGTGACCTGGCTCTACTTCGTGTAGTTCCGGATTCTCTTCATGTGCAGATTCATCAATCCATGGAATTCGTGCCGCAAAACGACAACCTTTTCTCGGCAAATTTTTTAAATTTGGTACGATACCTTGTATAACATGAAGTTTATCTTCCCCTTCTTGGGGTACAGAGTGTAATAAAGACTTTGTATAAGGATGTAAAGGATTTTCAAACAATGTATGCACTTCAGCAACTTCAACAATTTGACCTGCATACATCACTGCTACTCGGTCCGCCATTTCAGCTACTACACCTAGGTCATGCGTGATCAATATAATTCCGGCGTGGATTTTTTCTTTTAAATCTCGAATTAAATCTAGTATTTGAGCTTGAATAGTTACATCTAACGCTGTTGTAGGCTCATCAGCAATCAATAACTGTGGTTCATTCGCAATCGCAATCGCGATGATCACCCTTTGTCGCATTCCTCCAGATAATTCATGTGGAAATTGCTCATATACATTTTTAGGTCTTGGTATACCTACCATTTCCAGAAGTTCGATAACTTTATTTTTCCGTTCATTTTGTCCCATTTTTTTATGAAGCAAAAGTACTTCTTCAATTTGTTTTCCTATAGGCATTAGTGGATTTAATGCAGTAAGTGGATCTTGGAAAATCATTGCCATTTCATCTCCACGCATTTGATCCAAATTAGACTTAGACATGGTTACTATATCCTTATTATTTAAGAGAACTTTCCCTTCAATTTTCGCTCTGTTATGTAATCGCATTATAGAAAATGCCAGTGCACTTTTACCTGAACCAGACTCACCAACAATTCCTAATACCTCATTTTTATGCAAGGTTAGACTAACATCGTCTACTGCTGCATAATATTCACTATCGATACGAAAAGATGTTTTTAGGTTTTCAATCTTCAAAAGTTCTTTACTCAATCTTAATCCCCCTAATGAAATTAATTTATATGATATATGTCTAGTAACTATTGGACGGCTACAAATTTCATCAGGATAATACCAACTTAAACGTATGCTCTTTATTTTCAATTAAGAACAACGATATAATCTACTATCCTTTGATTTTATATTCTTGCGATTTTTCTAATAATTTATAGTAAAATTACG from Oceanobacillus iheyensis HTE831 encodes:
- the opp4B gene encoding oligopeptide ABC transporter permease gives rise to the protein MWKFIVRRLVITFPQVLFLSILVFLLAQLMPGDALTGLIDPNIDRATIDELREKMGLNNPWYVQYGDWLGGAVQGDFGQSFRFKMPVTELISQRMENTVLLSIVTLIFTYLIAIPLGITSGRFNDTVLDQSITGYTYLGFATPLFIFGLVMLWVFGYQLGWFPTSGSVEPGLERGTMEYAISKLYHLILPGLSMALIQVVSTVQYLRSEIVDTKQKDFIVTARSKGASESRVYNKHIFRNSLLPIAAFFGWEITTLISGTIFIENIFGFPGMGALFLESITQRDYSVVTSLVLLFGIANILGALLSDIILSIVDPRIRIK
- a CDS encoding ABC transporter ATP-binding protein → MAFLEVKDLKVYFPIKGGIFNRTVDYIRAVDGVSFELEEGKTYGLVGESGSGKSTTGRAIIGLEEVTGGQILFNGKDITSQKSKDKEFRKDVQMIFQDPYSSLNPRKRIIDVIAEPIRNFEKLTKAEEKKRVQELLEIVGVSPDSIYKYPHEFSGGQRQRIGVARAIALKPKLIIADEPVSALDVSVQAQVLNFMKDIQKELNLTFLFISHDLGVVKHMCDDISIMYKGRYVEQGTKEDIFESPKHIYTKRLIAAIPDINPRNRDKQFGFRKEVLNEYNHSFNDYFDQQGLAYKLQSISDSHRVALPQKG
- a CDS encoding ABC transporter ATP-binding protein, which encodes MSKELLKIENLKTSFRIDSEYYAAVDDVSLTLHKNEVLGIVGESGSGKSALAFSIMRLHNRAKIEGKVLLNNKDIVTMSKSNLDQMRGDEMAMIFQDPLTALNPLMPIGKQIEEVLLLHKKMGQNERKNKVIELLEMVGIPRPKNVYEQFPHELSGGMRQRVIIAIAIANEPQLLIADEPTTALDVTIQAQILDLIRDLKEKIHAGIILITHDLGVVAEMADRVAVMYAGQIVEVAEVHTLFENPLHPYTKSLLHSVPQEGEDKLHVIQGIVPNLKNLPRKGCRFAARIPWIDESAHEENPELHEVEPGHFVRCTCYENFYFPEEYKEEQSNGIS